In one Nitrospirota bacterium genomic region, the following are encoded:
- a CDS encoding addiction module protein: MNTNELFDKAISLPIEIRMQLVEKLLLSLNPSQKEIDKLWAKEAEKRFEEIRSGKLKNNIRRKSIYHCCDVA; encoded by the coding sequence ATAAATACCAATGAGCTTTTTGATAAAGCGATTTCGCTACCTATCGAAATAAGAATGCAACTTGTTGAAAAACTTCTGCTGAGCTTGAATCCCTCGCAGAAAGAGATAGACAAATTGTGGGCAAAGGAAGCAGAAAAGAGATTTGAAGAAATAAGGAGCGGCAAATTAAAAAACAATATCAGGAGAAAAAGTATTTATCATTGCTGTGATGTAGCTTAA